In the genome of uncultured Fusobacterium sp., one region contains:
- the fabD gene encoding ACP S-malonyltransferase — MSKIAFVFPGQGAQYVGMGKELYENNELARKEFDKLFSSLDFDLKTVMFEGPEEALKETKNTQPAIVSMSLILTKLLEEKGIKADFVAGHSVGEYAAFGAAGYLSIDEAVKLTSARGKFMNDVAVKVNGGMAAIIGLDSDKIVETLKNVEGIVEAVNFNEPKQTVIAGQKDAIERACVALKEAGARRAMPLAVSGPFHSSLMQEAGEKLKEEAEKYNFQMTDVKLVANTTAEVLQNVDEIKEEIYKQSFGPVRWVETIQKLKAEGVTQIYEIGPGKVLAGLIKKIDKEIQVKNIEKLEDFENIM; from the coding sequence ATGTCTAAAATAGCTTTTGTTTTCCCAGGGCAAGGAGCTCAATATGTAGGAATGGGAAAAGAATTATATGAAAATAATGAACTAGCTAGAAAAGAGTTTGATAAACTTTTCTCAAGTTTAGATTTTGATCTAAAAACAGTTATGTTTGAAGGACCAGAAGAAGCATTAAAAGAAACAAAAAATACTCAACCAGCAATAGTTTCAATGAGTTTAATACTTACTAAATTACTAGAAGAAAAAGGAATAAAAGCTGATTTTGTAGCAGGACACTCTGTTGGAGAGTATGCAGCATTTGGAGCAGCAGGATATTTAAGTATAGATGAAGCAGTAAAACTTACAAGTGCAAGAGGAAAGTTCATGAATGATGTAGCTGTTAAAGTTAATGGTGGAATGGCTGCAATTATTGGACTTGACTCAGATAAAATAGTAGAAACATTAAAAAATGTAGAAGGAATTGTTGAAGCAGTAAACTTTAATGAGCCTAAACAAACAGTTATAGCTGGGCAAAAAGATGCTATTGAAAGAGCTTGTGTAGCTTTAAAAGAAGCAGGAGCAAGAAGAGCAATGCCACTAGCTGTATCAGGACCTTTCCACTCATCACTTATGCAAGAGGCAGGAGAGAAATTAAAAGAGGAAGCTGAAAAATATAACTTCCAAATGACAGATGTTAAATTAGTTGCTAATACTACAGCTGAAGTTCTTCAAAATGTAGATGAGATAAAAGAAGAGATATACAAACAAAGTTTTGGTCCAGTAAGATGGGTTGAAACTATTCAAAAACTAAAAGCTGAAGGGGTTACACAAATCTATGAAATTGGGCCAGGAAAAGTTTTAGCTGGACTTATTAAAAAAATAGATAAAGAAATCCAAGTAAAAAATATAGAAAAGCTTGAAGATTTTGAAAATATAATGTAA
- the acpP gene encoding acyl carrier protein: MLDKIREIVVEQLSVDPEQVTAEASFVEDLGADSLDTVELIMAFEEEFGVEIPDTEAEKIKTVQDVIDYVEAHK; the protein is encoded by the coding sequence ATGTTAGATAAAATAAGAGAAATAGTTGTTGAACAACTAAGCGTTGATCCAGAACAAGTAACTGCAGAGGCTAGCTTTGTAGAAGATTTAGGAGCAGATTCACTAGATACAGTTGAATTAATAATGGCTTTTGAAGAAGAATTTGGAGTAGAAATTCCTGATACTGAAGCTGAAAAAATCAAAACAGTTCAAGACGTTATTGATTATGTAGAAGCTCACAAATAA